A stretch of Bacteroidota bacterium DNA encodes these proteins:
- a CDS encoding response regulator transcription factor → MKILLVEDEPALVETIVSYLNGHAIRCEVAGDIQSALYKIEMHSYDCILLDLMLPDGNGLEVLLHLKRSVRTDGVIVLSAKETLESRIEALQIGADDYLTKPFHLAELLVRIQALFRRRQFSGHNELKINDLRINLLAKEVYVSDKKLDLTKTELDLLLFLVGNENSVLSKAAIAEHLSGDMADMLDNHDFVYAHVKNLKKKLHEAGFQDYIQTVYGLGYKWKNG, encoded by the coding sequence ATGAAGATTTTGCTTGTCGAGGATGAACCGGCATTGGTGGAAACAATCGTCAGTTACCTGAACGGACATGCAATCCGTTGTGAAGTTGCAGGGGATATCCAATCTGCTTTGTACAAAATCGAAATGCATTCCTATGATTGTATCTTGCTGGATTTGATGCTTCCGGATGGGAATGGGCTTGAGGTTTTGCTGCATCTCAAAAGGTCCGTCAGGACGGATGGGGTGATCGTGCTGTCGGCAAAAGAGACGCTTGAATCGCGGATTGAGGCACTTCAAATTGGTGCGGACGATTATTTGACCAAGCCGTTCCACCTTGCTGAATTGCTCGTGCGGATACAGGCACTTTTTCGTCGAAGGCAATTTTCAGGACACAACGAACTAAAGATCAACGATCTAAGAATCAACCTATTGGCAAAGGAGGTGTATGTTTCTGACAAGAAATTGGATTTGACGAAAACCGAGCTGGACCTTCTGCTTTTTCTGGTTGGCAATGAAAACAGTGTATTGAGCAAGGCAGCGATTGCTGAGCACTTGTCGGGCGACATGGCAGATATGCTTGATAACCATGACTTTGTCTATGCGCACGTCAAGAATCTGAAGAAAAAGCTACATGAAGCCGGTTTTCAGGACTATATCCAAACTGTCTACGGGCTAGGCTATAAATGGAAAAATGGCTAA
- a CDS encoding acyl-CoA desaturase: MIQKIKFTGKDKAEFYPVLKRRVDAYFKDNGISTHANGLMRFKIILYVTMIFGSLITLLVFPLPVWAVYLLFINIGLFSAFSGLGICHDAIHGSLFASSKWNTVFSWLFNLVGANDYTWGIMHNKAHHTYTNIEGADEDLESAPFMRMSPHKPLKPIHRWQHILALPAYGLATLSWVFVKDYKKMSQDHIGSIATPSHPRKQWIRLFVGKALYYSLFIALPFIFIQAPWYHILAAFLVSHYFEGFTLAIVFMLAHVVEETHFPIPDDVGNIESAWAVHQMYTTANFAIESKIVCFFCGGLNFQVEHHLFPLINHVHFPAISKITRETAHEFGIPYFAHPTMLGAVKSHLRILKRFGHEKGEAHPPVPAWSHTN, encoded by the coding sequence ATGATTCAGAAAATCAAGTTTACCGGGAAAGACAAAGCCGAATTTTACCCCGTTTTGAAGCGCCGCGTGGACGCTTACTTCAAAGACAACGGAATTTCCACCCATGCCAATGGGCTCATGCGTTTCAAGATCATTCTCTACGTGACGATGATTTTCGGTTCGCTGATCACGTTGCTCGTGTTTCCCTTGCCGGTTTGGGCGGTGTATTTGCTGTTCATCAACATCGGTCTGTTTTCGGCCTTCAGCGGATTGGGAATCTGCCACGATGCGATCCACGGGTCCTTGTTTGCGAGTTCGAAGTGGAATACGGTCTTTTCCTGGCTTTTCAATTTGGTCGGGGCGAATGACTATACATGGGGCATCATGCACAACAAGGCGCACCATACCTATACCAACATCGAAGGTGCCGATGAAGACCTCGAATCTGCCCCTTTCATGCGCATGTCCCCGCACAAGCCGCTGAAGCCGATTCACCGTTGGCAGCATATCCTTGCGCTACCCGCCTACGGCTTGGCGACTTTGTCTTGGGTCTTTGTGAAGGACTACAAGAAGATGTCGCAAGACCATATCGGCAGCATCGCGACACCAAGCCATCCGCGGAAACAGTGGATTCGGCTGTTTGTGGGAAAGGCTTTGTACTATTCGCTGTTCATTGCTTTGCCATTTATCTTCATTCAAGCGCCTTGGTACCATATTTTGGCTGCGTTTTTGGTCAGTCATTACTTCGAAGGCTTCACTTTGGCAATCGTGTTCATGTTGGCGCACGTCGTCGAAGAGACCCACTTTCCAATTCCTGACGATGTCGGAAATATCGAAAGTGCCTGGGCTGTCCACCAAATGTACACCACTGCGAACTTCGCGATTGAAAGTAAGATTGTCTGTTTCTTTTGCGGTGGCCTGAATTTCCAGGTCGAACATCACCTGTTTCCCTTGATCAACCACGTGCATTTCCCTGCGATTTCGAAGATCACACGGGAAACGGCGCACGAATTTGGCATCCCCTACTTCGCGCATCCGACGATGCTAGGTGCCGTGAAGTCACACTTGCGGATACTGAAACGCTTCGGCCACGAAAAAGGAGAAGCCCATCCGCCGGTGCCGGCTTGGAGCCATACCAATTGA